Proteins from one Aspergillus nidulans FGSC A4 chromosome VIII genomic window:
- a CDS encoding uncharacterized protein (transcript_id=CADANIAT00002656), with amino-acid sequence MVYGTSAVPGTKSIDSKPRKKFAKPPVKVACLSCRASRTRCDGQDPCVNCQSKQRTCSYIPSKRGGPRPRKKKAFPVEATVHEDDVQKTITPLTPGLEDMATPVKLELNRHHHYHRPASHRHPWSGRMAVNMTCGLYFSSICDCADGGISLNAYYDFIHNYFPILPPRVGPAYIDSPLDCIEPYSESPEEPVIAYQPGSPLSLAISAILALIPHPNDPEPSSPRSVIRRRAYAHKFAQMANAGVESDCELHASPTNPFETTFKGRPRINRERFHPHTPVELESILALLLLTVYEYTQRGNLLKMRYRAGQALAIALDMSLHTLGEEYDEMAEARRRAWWMTYYCVLQGSIVSTTSLSIDANDSQFVTPYPRFAADPNVCFPARYLMRNSNWLSSQGWSIFIQSQQILVAATQFVIDVKKWIPTRTNMPYIVESMQRLDTWASALLARSSLPPSVAQSGNSSGISERITAQSIRTIARIKISRHCDLSKANACDDPVPECAAESPEHPNEISSVGCSCSSLDKFQQSSSSEYTRSTSTSSSASEFQPLLPQYSFISELPYTSQHSARVCLKASLLISHMFDSLPIPLPLSDSNNPPRVLQSLPRRQYPRTMPSFACCMMQGSYALLMIFYQANLVKSAQAEPGNSSSTSTSSSQDGYSLDSFTEELRQGLERLIGAASNYAISYEALTGMRDDIEGAYQTAFFQG; translated from the exons ATGGTTTATGGCACCTCAGCAGTCCCCGGTACAAAGTCTATCGACTCCAAACCCCGAAAGAAGTTTGCAAAACCGCCTGTGAAAGTAGCTTGTTTATCATG TCGTGCCTCAAGAACGCGCTGTGATGGTCAAGATCCTTGCGTCAAC TGTCAGAGCAAGCAAAGAACGTGCTCGTATATCCCCAGTAAGCGAGGCGGCCCCAGGCccagaaagaaaaaggccTTTCCTGTGGAAGCCACCGTTCACGAGGATGATGTCCAAAAAACAATCACCCCGTTGActcctggcttggaggacA TGGCAACACCGGTCAAGCTCGAGTTGAACCGACACCATCATTATCACCGTCCAGCGTCTCATCGCCATCCGTGGTCAGGACGTATGGCAGTGAACATGACATGTGGGCTGTACTTCTCCAGTATATGTGATTGTGCTGACGGTGGAATCAGCCTGAATGCGTACTACGATTTCATTCATAACTATTTTCCCATCCTGCCACCAAGGGTAGGGCCAGCCTATATCGACAGCCCCTTGGATTGCATTGAGCCTTACTCCGAGTCTCCTGAGGAGCCAGTCATCGCCTATCAGCCGGGTTCTCCGCTCAGTCTGGCCATATCCGCCATTTTAGCATTGATACCACATCCAAATGATCCGGAGCCGTCTTCACCTCGCTCAGTCATACGACGGCGGGCATACGCGCACAAGTTTGCGCAGATGGCCAATGCCGGAGTCGAATCTGACTGCGAGCTTCATGCTTCCCCTACGAACCCCTTTGAAACAACGTTCAAGGGCCGCCCTCGCATCAACCGAGAACGCTTTCATCCTCATACCCCAGTTGAGCTCGAGAGTATCCTTGCATTACTGCTGCTTACTGTGTATGAATACACCCAGCGCGGAAACCttctgaagatgaggtaCCGTGCTGGGCAAGCTTTAGCAATAGCACTGGATATGTCACTGCATACCCTTGGCGAAGAGTACGATGAAATGGCAGAAGCCCGAAGAAGGGCTTGGTGGATGACA TACTACTGCGTCCTCCAGGGATCGATCGTGAGCACAACG TCTCTGTCAATTGATGCCAACGATTCGCAATTTGTAACGCCTTACCCCAGGTTCGCCGCTGATCCAAATGTATGTTTTCCTGCTAGATATCTCATGCGCAATTCTAATTGGTTATCCTCTCAGGGCTGGTCCATATTCATCCAATCCCAGCAAATACTGGTAGCTGCCACACAATTTGTTATCGACGTCAAGAAGTGGATCCCAACGAGGACAAATATGCCATACATTGTAGAAAGCATGCAGCGACTTGACACATGGGCCAGCGCGCTATTGGCTCGGTCGAGCTTACCCCCTTCAGTTGCCCAGTCTGGCAACAGCAGCGGTATCTCGGAGCGAATTACAGCGCAGAGTATCCGTACAATTGCACGGATAAAAATATCCAG GCATTGTGATCTTAGCAAGGCAAATGCTTGTGACGACCCGGTTCCAGAATGTGCTGCCGAAAGCCCAGAGCATCCGAATGAGATTTCAAGCGTCGGCTGCTCCTGTAGCAGTTTGGACAAATTCCAACAGTCCTCTTCAAGCGAGTATACACGGTCAACCTCTACATCTTCATCAGCATCTGAGTTCCAGCCCTTACTGCCTCAATATTCCTTCATTAGCGAGCTCCCTTATACCAGTCAGCATTCAGCCAGAGTCTGCCTGAAAGCATCCTTGTTAATCTCACACATGTTCGATTCTCTACCCATACCCCTGCCACTCAGCGACAGCAACAACCCTCCTCGAGTCCTGCAGTCACTACCACGGAGGCAATACCCCAGAACTATGCCCTCCTTCGCGTGTTGCATGATGCAGGGCAGCTATGCTTTACTCATGATCTTCTACCAGGCGAATTTAGTGAAGAGTGCTCAGGCTGAACCTGGAAACAGCAGTAGCACCAGCACAAGTAGCAGTCAAGACGGTTATTCGTTAGACAGCTTCACTGAAGAGCTTCGTCAAGGCCTAGAGCGGCTAATAGGTGCCGCATCTAATTATGCAATATCATACGAGGCGTTGACTGGAATGAGAG ATGACATCGAAGGTGCATATCAAACGGCGTTCTTTCAGGGGTGA